Proteins found in one Xyrauchen texanus isolate HMW12.3.18 chromosome 30, RBS_HiC_50CHRs, whole genome shotgun sequence genomic segment:
- the LOC127623972 gene encoding zona pellucida sperm-binding protein 4-like, whose protein sequence is MAESMGTFHLLALCVWFCAFCHAVPQWSNLPQVPQDSVFQQSGQQGGIPARSGQSFAFQPSDQQFLTPQQTRRQGGNPVQNPQASVLQRTRGGILANNPQDVVFQPSDRKFLAPQGLQLQNQGWGPAQNPQASVLQQTRGILAKNPQDVVFQPSDRKFLAQQALQQQTAQQVSQAFPPKQPVAQAEPLDKCAVADYEQIQCGPPGISAAECDAINCCFDGQQCYYGKAVTVQCIRDGQFVVVVARDVTLPSLSLDTVRLLGGNDPPCAPVGSTPSFAIYQFPVTACGTSMMEDNGYVVYENRMTSSYEVGTGPLGSITRDSHFELLFQCRYSGTAAQALVVEVNTVPPPPPVAAPGPLRVELRLANGQCVTKGCAEEDAAYTSYYSDADYPVTKVLRQPVYVEVHLLERTDPNIVLMLGNCWATSSPDSLSLPQWDLLVNGCPYQDDRYLTTPVPVDGSSGLQFPTHYKRFIVKMFTFVDPASLAPLQGMVFIHCSTSVCHPSSTGSCEQSCTRQKRDVGENIEKTVVSSGGIFFIGVKQHEADKRAERKGFLTSADRPVKSNQSLGSVESRLMTTVATLFTSDLNHSGQDTERV, encoded by the exons ATGGCAGAAAGTATGGGTACATTTCATCTTTTGGCACTTTGTGTGTGGTTTTGTGCTTTCTGTCATGCTGTTCCACAGTGGAGTAATCTGCCCCAGGTGCCTCAAGATTCAGTCTTTCAGCAAAGTGGCCAACAAGGAGGGATTCCAGCCAGGAGTGGTCAATCTTTTGCATTTCAGCCAAGTGATCAACAGTTTTTAACTCCACAGCAGACTCGACGACAAGGGGGAAATCCAGTCCAGAATCCTCAAGCTTCAGTCCTCCAGCGAACTAGAGGAGGAATTTTAGCCAACAATCCTCAAGATGTTGTGTTCCAGCCAAGTGATCGGAAGTTTTTGGCTCCACAGGGTCTGCAACTGCAAAATCAAGGGTGGGGTCCAGCCCAGAATCCTCAAGCTTCAGTCCTCCAGCAGACTAGAGGAATTTTAGCCAAGAATCCTCAAGATGTTGTGTTCCAGCCAAGTGATCGGAAGTTTTTGGCTCAACAGGCCCTGCAACAGCAAACCGCACAACAGGTTTCTCAAGCGTTTCCACCCAAGCAGCCAGTGGCACAGGCAGAGCCTCTTGACAAGTGTGCTGTAGCTGATTATGAGCAGATCCAATGTGGACCACCTGGTATCAGTGCTGCTGAGTGTGACGCTATAAACTGCTGCTTTGACGGACAGCAGTGTTACTATGGGAAAGCCG TGACCGTCCAGTGTATTAGAGATGGCCAGTTTGTGGTTGTGGTGGCTAGAGATGTTACACTGCCTTCACTAAGTCTGGATACAGTCCGTCTGTTGGGTGGAAATGACCCACCTTGTGCTCCAGTTGGGTCCACACCTTCCTTTGCCATTTACCAATTCCCTGTCACAGCTTGTGGCACAAGCATGATG GAGGACAATGGATATGTGGTGTATGAGAACAGAATGACTTCATCCTATGAAGTGGGGACTGGACCACTTGGTTCCATCACAAGGGACAGTCACTTTGA GCTTCTCTTCCAGTGTAGGTATTCTGGCACTGCTGCTCAAGCTCTGGTTGTGGAGGTCAACACCGTTCCTCCACCTCCACCTGTAGCTGCTCCTGGACCCCTCAGAGTGGAGCTTCGCCTGGCAAATGGACAATGTGTCACAAAAGGATGTGCAGAAG AGGATGCTGCATACACGTCCTACTACAGTGATGCTGATTACCCAGTCACAAAAGTCCTACGACAACCTGTGTATGTTGAGGTGCACCTTTTGGAGAGGACTGACCCCAATATTGTCCTGATGCTGGGAAATTGCTGGGCGACATCATCCCCTGATTCCCTCAGCCTGCCTCAGTGGGACCTTCTAGTTAATGG ATGCCCTTACCAGGATGATCGTTACCTCACCACACCGGTTCCTGTGGATGGCTCCTCTGGTCTTCAGTTCCCAACCCATTACAAGCGCTTTATTGTGAAGATGTTCACGTTTGTGGATCCAGCAtcactagctcctctgcagggaATG GTCTTCATCCACTGTAGTACATCGGTGTGCCATCCCTCTTCCACTGGCTCCTGTGAGCAGAGCTGCACCAGGCAAA AAAGAGATGTTGGTGAGAACATTGAAAAGACTGTCGTTTCCAGTGGAGGCATTTTCTTCAT
- the LOC127623973 gene encoding zona pellucida sperm-binding protein 4-like — protein MSCTSKDSKGIHLNDEFSCGWSNLPQVPQDSVFQQSGQQGGIPARSGQALAFQPSDQQFLTPQQTQRQGGNPVQNPQASVLQRTRGGILAKNPQDVVFQPSDQKFLAPQGLQLQNEGWGPAKNPQASVLQQTRGGILAKNPQDVVFQPSDQKFLAPQGLQLQNQGWGPAQNPQASVLQQTRGGILAKNPQDVVFQPSDQKFMAPQGLQLQNQGWGPAQNPQASVLQQTRGILAKNPQDVVFQPSDRKFLAQQALQQQTAHQFSQAFPPKQPVAQAEPLDKCAVADYEQIQCGPPGISAAECDAINCCFDGQQCYYGKAVTAQCIRDGQFVVVVARDVTLPSLSLDTVRLLGGNDPPCAPVGSTPSFAIYQFPVTACGTSMMEDNGYVVYENRMTSSYEVGIGPLGSITRDSHFELLFQCRYSGTAVQALVVEVNTVPPPPPVAAPGPLRVELRLANGQCVTKGCAEEDAAYTSYYSDADYPVTKVLRQPVYVEVHLLERTDPNIVLMLGHCWATSSPDSLSLPQWDLLVNGCPYQDDRYLTTPVPVDGSSGLQFPTHYKRFIVKMFTLVDPASLAPLQGMVFIHCSTSVCHPSSTGSCEQSCTRQKRDVGENIEKTVVSSGGIFFM, from the exons ATGAGCTGCACTTCGAAGGATTCAAAAGGAATCCACTTGAATGATGAATTCAGTTGTGGA TGGAGTAATCTGCCCCAGGTGCCTCAAGATTCAGTCTTCCAGCAAAGTGGCCAACAAGGAGGGATTCCAGCCAGGAGTGGTCAAGCTCTTGCATTTCAGCCGAGTGATCAACAGTTTTTAACTCCACAGCAGACTCAACGACAAGGGGGAAATCCAGTCCAGAATCCTCAAGCTTCAGTCCTCCAGCGTACTCGAGGAGGAATTTTAGCCAAGAATCCTCAAGATGTTGTGTTCCAGCCAAGTGATCAGAAGTTTCTGGCTCCACAGGGTCTGCAACTGCAAAATGAAGGGTGGGGTCCAGCCAAGAATCCTCAAGCTTCAGTCCTCCAGCAAACTCGAGGAGGAATTTTAGCCAAGAATCCTCAAGATGTTGTGTTCCAGCCAAGTGATCAGAAGTTTCTGGCTCCACAGGGTCTGCAACTGCAAAATCAAGGGTGGGGTCCAGCCCAGAATCCTCAAGCTTCAGTCCTCCAGCAGACTAGAGGAGGAATTTTAGCCAAGAATCCTCAAGATGTTGTGTTCCAGCCAAGTGATCAGAAGTTTATGGCTCCACAGGGTCTGCAACTGCAAAATCAAGGGTGGGGTCCAGCCCAGAATCCTCAAGCTTCAGTCCTCCAGCAGACTAGAGGAATTTTAGCCAAGAATCCTCAAGATGTTGTGTTCCAGCCAAGTGATCGGAAGTTTTTGGCTCAACAGGCCCTGCAACAGCAAACCGCACACCAGTTTTCTCAAGCGTTTCCACCCAAGCAGCCAGTGGCACAGGCAGAGCCTCTTGACAAGTGTGCTGTAGCTGATTATGAGCAGATCCAATGTGGACCACCTGGTATCAGTGCTGCTGAGTGTGACGCTATAAACTGCTGCTTTGACGGACAGCAGTGTTACTATGGGAAAGCCG TGACCGCCCAGTGTATTAGAGATGGCCAGTTTGTGGTTGTGGTGGCTAGAGATGTTACACTGCCTTCACTAAGTCTGGATACAGTCCGCCTGTTGGGTGGAAATGACCCACCTTGTGCTCCAGTTGGGTCCACACCTTCCTTTGCCATTTACCAATTCCCTGTCACAGCTTGTGGCACAAGCATGATG GAGGACAATGGATATGTGGTGTATGAGAACAGAATGACTTCATCCTATGAAGTGGGGATTGGACCACTTGGTTCCATCACAAGGGACAGTCACTTTGA GCTTCTCTTCCAGTGTAGGTATTCTGGCACTGCTGTTCAAGCTCTGGTTGTGGAGGTCAACACAGTTCCTCCACCTCCACCTGTAGCTGCTCCTGGACCCCTCAGAGTGGAGCTTCGCCTGGCAAATGGACAATGTGTCACAAAAGGATGTGCAGAAG AGGATGCTGCATACACGTCCTACTACAGTGATGCTGATTACCCAGTCACAAAAGTCCTACGACAACCTGTGTATGTTGAGGTGCACCTTTTGGAGAGGACTGACCCCAATATTGTCCTGATGCTGGGACATTGCTGGGCGACATCATCCCCTGATTCCCTCAGCCTGCCTCAGTGGGACCTTCTAGTTAATGG ATGCCCTTACCAGGATGATCGCTACCTCACCACACCGGTTCCTGTGGATGGCTCCTCTGGTCTTCAGTTCCCAACCCATTACAAGCGCTTTATTGTGAAGATGTTCACGCTTGTGGATCCAGCAtcactagctcctctgcagggaATG GTCTTCATCCACTGTAGTACATCGGTGTGCCATCCCTCTTCCACTGGCTCCTGTGAGCAGAGCTGCACCAGGCAAA AAAGAGATGTTGGTGAGAACATTGAAAAGACTGTCGTTTCCAGTGGAGGCATTTTCTTCATGTAA